From Streptomyces sp. NBC_00775, one genomic window encodes:
- a CDS encoding metallophosphoesterase, protein MIVIAHVSDLHIDNSPRSIDRTRAVMAYLEDLPYDLDALLVTGDIADHGLPSEYAETRGLLASRHPVVVCPGNHDERAAFREHLLGDAAATPGPVNQVHHTPGLTLAVCDSSVPGKDHGHLDDETLTWLDGVLTETTNPVLVAFHHPPATLNTPYVDGIRLFDEQPLAALAARHPHLTAFLTGHAHTPAATTFAGRPLLVAPGVVSTLRLPWERRAHPDDHVHLDLPPALAFHVLDAEGRLTTHFRSVIL, encoded by the coding sequence ATGATCGTGATCGCCCACGTCAGCGACCTCCACATCGACAACAGCCCCCGCAGCATCGACCGCACCCGCGCCGTCATGGCGTATCTGGAAGACCTCCCCTACGACCTGGACGCACTCCTGGTCACGGGGGACATCGCCGACCACGGTCTGCCGTCCGAGTACGCGGAGACGCGCGGTCTTCTCGCCTCCCGGCACCCGGTGGTGGTCTGCCCCGGCAACCACGACGAACGCGCCGCGTTCCGCGAGCACTTGCTCGGCGACGCGGCCGCCACTCCGGGGCCGGTCAACCAGGTCCATCACACCCCCGGCCTCACCCTCGCCGTATGCGACTCGTCGGTGCCGGGCAAGGATCACGGGCACCTGGACGACGAGACGCTGACGTGGCTGGACGGCGTCCTGACGGAGACCACGAACCCGGTCCTGGTCGCCTTCCACCACCCGCCCGCCACCCTCAACACCCCCTACGTGGACGGCATCCGGCTGTTCGACGAGCAGCCCCTCGCCGCTCTGGCCGCCCGCCACCCCCACCTCACCGCCTTCCTCACCGGGCACGCCCACACCCCGGCGGCCACCACCTTCGCCGGCCGTCCTCTCCTCGTGGCCCCCGGTGTCGTCTCCACCCTCCGCCTCCCGTGGGAGCGGCGCGCCCACCCGGACGACCATGTCCACCTGGACCTGCCGCCGGCGCTGGCGTTCCACGTCCTGGACGCGGAAGGGCGACTGACCACCCACTTCAGGAGCGTCATCCTGTAG
- a CDS encoding MerR family transcriptional regulator: MDMLTIGAFAKACRLSPKALRLYDELELLRPARVDPDTGYRYYAVGQLEQARLVAWLRRLGMPLARIRRVHAMEPGPAAREIRAYWAQVEAETAARRDLAAFLVDHLSPSQGKDTSMLELRYSALSDTGLVRGANQDTAYAGTRVLAVADGFGPGGAPASTAAVEALKFLDDEPLPAGSVLNVLEDAVQGATRAVQAVQGVPSEAGTTLTAMVWTGSQLALVHIGDSRAYLLRDGELFRITHDHTVVQSMIDEGRLTPEEATAHPQRSLLFKALGARDAAADVPDMRLHDVRPGDRYLLCSDGLPIVVPDEEIARILGSTPVPDEAVRALVGAANDSGGPDNVSCVVADVVESDATTSGFRFN, encoded by the coding sequence ATGGACATGCTGACGATCGGGGCCTTCGCGAAGGCGTGCCGGCTGTCGCCGAAGGCGCTGCGGCTGTACGACGAGCTGGAGTTGCTGCGGCCCGCCCGGGTCGACCCGGATACCGGATACCGGTACTACGCCGTCGGGCAGCTGGAGCAGGCGCGGCTGGTGGCGTGGCTGCGGCGGCTCGGGATGCCGCTCGCCCGTATCCGGCGGGTGCACGCCATGGAGCCGGGGCCGGCCGCGCGCGAGATCCGTGCGTACTGGGCCCAGGTCGAGGCCGAGACGGCCGCGCGCCGGGATCTGGCGGCGTTCCTCGTGGACCATCTCTCACCGTCCCAAGGGAAGGACACCAGCATGCTGGAGCTCCGTTACTCCGCTCTCTCCGACACCGGTCTGGTCCGCGGCGCCAATCAGGACACGGCCTACGCGGGCACCCGCGTCCTCGCCGTGGCCGACGGCTTCGGGCCGGGCGGCGCGCCCGCCAGTACGGCGGCGGTCGAGGCCCTCAAGTTCCTGGACGACGAGCCGCTGCCCGCCGGGAGCGTGCTCAATGTGCTGGAGGACGCCGTCCAGGGCGCCACCCGGGCCGTCCAGGCCGTCCAGGGCGTCCCGTCCGAGGCCGGCACCACCCTCACCGCGATGGTGTGGACCGGCTCCCAGCTCGCGCTCGTCCACATCGGGGACTCGCGCGCGTATCTGCTGCGCGACGGGGAGCTGTTCCGGATCACGCACGACCACACCGTCGTCCAGTCGATGATCGACGAGGGTCGGCTCACGCCCGAGGAGGCCACCGCGCATCCCCAACGCTCCCTGCTCTTCAAGGCGTTGGGGGCGCGTGACGCAGCCGCCGACGTACCCGACATGCGGTTGCACGACGTCCGGCCCGGCGACCGTTACCTGCTCTGCTCGGACGGTCTCCCCATCGTCGTACCGGACGAGGAGATCGCACGCATTCTCGGGTCGACTCCCGTGCCCGACGAGGCTGTTCGGGCTCTGGTCGGCGCGGCGAACGACTCCGGCGGTCCGGACAACGTGAGTTGTGTGGTGGCGGACGTGGTGGAGAGCGATGCCACCACCAGCGGCTTCCGGTTCAACTAG
- a CDS encoding MAB_1171c family putative transporter — MNPSRFFDGLYISFWIPAAVLTAALAIKVPSIIKLWKDPLLRAVGGLLVLACGVFVFAAPATIAWTNRVTGVPNFSAPLVYSLITAFCGSCLLLITAWRNGISDRSDTTRRATRWVVSVYSGVIVALWVLFALADAPVERVHDLDTYYATTAFMREEILLYLLAHTVACLITYRLIWNWIRTDGLDVWLRSGLKCLGVGYAMNLIYDGSKLTAVVARWTGHDLDWLSTALSPPVAAVSAILIAVGFILPHAGQYLHRRAQTRLSHWRLRPLYLLTRTVTGGRVPFKLRATPELRLTRRETFIRDALLHLSRYIDEDLDQRAYDAAVGLGREAGRARPLAHAVTIQEAIDTKRRTREDDATAPLRSPDIEDLLEGIEAVSRALRHTDDIRAVRERATAAAESVPAP; from the coding sequence ATGAATCCTTCCCGCTTCTTCGACGGTCTGTACATCTCCTTCTGGATACCGGCGGCGGTCCTGACGGCCGCCCTGGCGATCAAAGTGCCCAGCATCATCAAGCTCTGGAAGGACCCGCTGCTCAGAGCGGTCGGCGGCCTGCTCGTCCTCGCCTGCGGCGTCTTCGTCTTCGCGGCGCCGGCGACCATCGCCTGGACGAACCGCGTCACCGGCGTACCGAACTTCTCGGCACCCCTGGTCTACAGCCTGATCACCGCGTTCTGCGGTTCCTGTCTGCTGCTGATCACCGCCTGGCGCAACGGCATCTCCGACCGCTCGGACACGACGCGCCGCGCCACGCGGTGGGTGGTGAGCGTCTACTCGGGCGTGATCGTCGCGCTGTGGGTGCTGTTCGCGCTCGCCGACGCCCCCGTCGAACGGGTGCATGACCTCGACACGTACTACGCCACCACCGCCTTCATGCGCGAGGAGATCCTGCTCTACCTGCTCGCGCACACGGTGGCCTGCCTCATCACCTACCGGCTGATCTGGAACTGGATCCGCACCGACGGACTCGACGTATGGCTGCGCAGCGGCCTGAAGTGCCTCGGCGTCGGCTACGCGATGAACCTGATCTACGACGGCTCGAAGCTCACGGCCGTCGTCGCCCGGTGGACCGGCCACGACCTGGACTGGCTGAGCACCGCCCTGTCGCCGCCCGTCGCCGCCGTCTCCGCCATCCTGATCGCGGTCGGGTTCATCCTTCCGCACGCCGGGCAGTACCTGCACCGCCGTGCGCAGACCCGGCTCAGCCACTGGCGGCTGCGGCCCCTGTACCTGCTGACCCGCACCGTCACCGGCGGGCGGGTGCCCTTCAAGCTGCGGGCCACCCCCGAACTGCGCCTGACGCGCCGCGAGACGTTCATCCGGGACGCGCTGCTGCACCTCTCTCGGTACATCGACGAGGACCTGGACCAACGGGCGTACGACGCCGCGGTGGGCCTCGGTCGCGAGGCGGGCCGGGCGCGCCCGCTCGCCCATGCCGTGACGATCCAGGAGGCCATCGACACCAAACGACGAACCCGGGAGGACGACGCCACCGCCCCCTTGCGCAGCCCGGACATCGAGGACCTGCTGGAGGGGATCGAGGCCGTGTCCCGCGCCCTCCGCCACACCGACGACATCAGGGCGGTACGCGAGCGCGCGACCGCCGCAGCAGAGAGCGTGCCCGCCCCATGA
- a CDS encoding toxin-antitoxin system, toxin component, giving the protein MRLAGRVRALAAALRPHRADSEMRALAVELSRVLRKKIDTPVDVRELAGALCEEMSGRRDGRPVQLRFERFPDEIEVTGLWMEFQDFDLVIIEERAETVQQLVILGHELWHMREGHRDHHVDGAAAAARALSDNPDWRSPGWRSPDWQEIALTVAARNGSHEADEAEAEDFGLHLASVFRSWVTGPRTRGPVDPVGRAIQASLGYRGPED; this is encoded by the coding sequence ATGAGGCTCGCCGGCCGGGTACGGGCCCTTGCGGCGGCGCTGCGTCCGCACAGAGCCGACTCCGAGATGCGCGCCCTCGCGGTGGAACTCAGCCGCGTACTGCGGAAGAAGATCGACACCCCCGTCGACGTACGGGAGTTGGCGGGCGCCCTGTGCGAGGAGATGAGCGGGCGCCGTGACGGCCGTCCCGTTCAGCTCCGCTTCGAGCGCTTCCCCGACGAGATCGAGGTCACCGGCCTGTGGATGGAGTTCCAGGACTTCGACCTCGTCATCATCGAGGAGCGCGCGGAGACGGTGCAGCAACTCGTCATCCTCGGCCATGAGTTGTGGCACATGCGGGAAGGGCACCGCGACCATCACGTCGACGGTGCGGCAGCCGCCGCGCGGGCCCTCTCGGACAACCCCGACTGGCGCAGTCCCGGCTGGCGCAGCCCCGACTGGCAGGAGATCGCCCTCACCGTCGCCGCCCGCAACGGTTCCCACGAGGCCGACGAGGCCGAGGCCGAGGACTTCGGCCTGCACCTGGCGAGCGTCTTCCGCTCATGGGTGACCGGGCCGCGTACGCGAGGGCCCGTCGACCCGGTGGGCCGGGCCATCCAGGCGTCCCTGGGCTATCGCGGACCCGAGGACTGA
- a CDS encoding NAD(P)/FAD-dependent oxidoreductase, whose protein sequence is MTASPHSDHPTADRPSGARPLRSAVVLGGSLAGLLAARALVEFADVVTVVERDVLPDGPERRKNLPQAQHVHTLWSGGAKAMEELVPGVTGLLAEAGAHRVPLTKDMVALSSQGWFRRWDESHHMILCSRDLLDATVRAQILGDDRIKLVERAEALGLEGTAGSVTGVRVRGHADADTDADADTGRDTDTDTEYTLPADLVVDATGRASRAPEWLTALGVPEPEVRHVNSGLAYASRVFRAPENARHGFPILNVQAAPRDGRPGRSGVMVPIEDGRWMVTLSGTRGGEPTSDEDDFERFATEGLRHPVIGEFIAGAEPLTGVAFTRTTANRRYYYERSRQWPDGFLVIGDALAAYNPIYGHGMSVAAQSAVALRNVIRRQGWGTPRLARALQKAVARPVNAAWDLATGQDVFFPGATETGPTLRDRILAAYVDRLLYTATGNGRIARRFTDVSSLERGAHVLLAPSVLLAAVIGPLKPQLTGPPLTDDEWKAAGDRSS, encoded by the coding sequence ATGACTGCCAGCCCCCACAGCGATCACCCCACCGCTGATCGCCCCTCCGGCGCCCGGCCCCTGAGATCCGCCGTCGTCCTCGGCGGCAGCCTCGCCGGCCTGCTCGCGGCCCGCGCCCTGGTCGAGTTCGCGGACGTCGTCACCGTCGTCGAGCGCGATGTCCTGCCCGACGGGCCCGAGCGGCGCAAGAACCTGCCCCAGGCCCAGCACGTCCATACGCTGTGGTCGGGTGGTGCGAAGGCGATGGAGGAACTCGTCCCGGGTGTCACCGGGCTGCTGGCGGAAGCCGGGGCGCACCGGGTGCCGTTGACGAAGGACATGGTCGCGCTGTCGTCCCAGGGCTGGTTCCGCCGCTGGGACGAGTCCCACCACATGATCCTGTGCAGCCGTGACCTCCTCGACGCGACGGTCCGCGCGCAGATCCTCGGCGACGACCGGATCAAGCTCGTCGAGCGAGCCGAGGCGCTCGGCCTCGAAGGCACCGCCGGCTCCGTCACAGGGGTCCGCGTCCGCGGCCACGCCGACGCCGACACCGACGCCGACGCCGACACCGGTCGTGACACCGACACCGACACCGAGTACACGCTTCCCGCCGATCTGGTCGTCGACGCCACCGGGCGTGCCTCCCGCGCACCGGAGTGGCTCACCGCCCTCGGCGTGCCCGAACCGGAGGTCCGGCACGTCAACTCCGGCCTCGCGTACGCCAGTCGGGTCTTCCGCGCCCCCGAGAACGCGCGGCACGGCTTCCCCATCCTCAACGTGCAGGCGGCCCCGCGCGACGGCCGCCCCGGCCGGTCGGGCGTCATGGTGCCCATCGAGGACGGCCGCTGGATGGTCACCCTGTCGGGCACCCGGGGCGGTGAACCCACCTCCGACGAGGACGACTTCGAGCGGTTCGCCACCGAGGGGCTGCGCCACCCCGTCATCGGCGAGTTCATCGCGGGCGCCGAGCCACTGACCGGTGTGGCGTTCACCCGCACCACCGCGAACCGCCGCTACTACTACGAGCGTTCACGTCAGTGGCCCGACGGTTTCCTCGTCATCGGCGACGCGCTGGCCGCGTACAACCCGATCTACGGTCACGGCATGTCGGTCGCGGCCCAGAGCGCCGTCGCCCTGCGCAACGTGATCCGCCGCCAGGGCTGGGGTACTCCCCGGCTGGCCCGCGCCCTCCAGAAGGCGGTGGCCCGGCCGGTCAACGCGGCCTGGGACCTCGCCACGGGCCAGGACGTCTTCTTCCCGGGCGCGACCGAGACCGGCCCCACGCTCAGGGACAGGATCCTGGCCGCGTACGTCGACCGGCTCCTGTACACCGCCACCGGCAACGGCCGTATCGCGCGCCGCTTCACCGACGTGTCCTCCCTGGAGCGCGGCGCGCACGTACTCCTCGCCCCCAGCGTCCTCCTCGCCGCCGTGATCGGCCCGCTCAAGCCCCAGCTCACCGGGCCGCCACTCACGGACGACGAGTGGAAGGCGGCGGGCGACCGCTCTAGTTGA
- a CDS encoding MFS transporter, whose translation MSTPSRPGLLRDPDFGRLFAATALGQLGDRIIFLALPLVAIMALNADELQVGLLTAMTTAGSLLVGLPAGAWVDRMRKRSVMVSTDLARAAVLLTIPVAWWSDLLTIGWLYAVALVHGVLTVFFDVAYVSYLPHLVGRGNLVEGNSKLSAIRSVTSISGPGLAGPLVGWLGAPATLLVSSAGMAMSGLLATRIRKRELKREPSEHPQLLRDIKEGLKFVLKHPILRAIILGDAIFNLFLVMYQTMLLVFLEREMNLKSFGIGLILSGMGCGALLGALSATKVSKRVGQGPVIWLAPLVTCPLTVLMPLAHPGWSVYAAALGLASLSLGGVIRFVAQSSVQQTLTPDRLLGRMSATARFVSWGGIPLGGLLGGVSGSVFGAKATLCIGAAGMTSSVLPYLLSPLRSMRELPRKEDPELVR comes from the coding sequence ATGTCAACACCCTCCCGGCCCGGACTCCTCCGCGATCCGGACTTCGGGCGCCTGTTTGCCGCCACCGCGCTCGGCCAGCTGGGCGATCGCATCATATTTCTGGCGTTGCCGCTGGTTGCCATCATGGCGTTGAATGCCGACGAGTTGCAGGTGGGATTACTGACCGCGATGACCACGGCAGGCTCACTCCTGGTCGGACTGCCGGCAGGCGCGTGGGTGGACCGCATGCGGAAGCGATCAGTGATGGTCAGCACCGATCTCGCGAGGGCGGCCGTCCTCTTGACCATACCGGTGGCGTGGTGGTCGGACCTTCTGACCATCGGGTGGCTCTACGCGGTCGCTTTGGTTCATGGAGTGCTGACCGTCTTCTTCGACGTCGCGTACGTCAGCTATCTGCCGCATCTGGTGGGACGCGGCAATCTCGTCGAAGGAAACTCAAAACTCTCGGCGATACGCTCGGTGACCAGTATCAGTGGACCAGGGCTGGCAGGGCCGCTGGTCGGCTGGCTCGGAGCCCCTGCAACGCTTTTGGTGAGTTCGGCCGGGATGGCGATGTCGGGGCTGCTCGCGACCCGTATCCGTAAACGCGAACTAAAGCGGGAGCCGAGTGAGCACCCTCAACTGCTTCGAGACATCAAAGAGGGATTGAAGTTTGTGCTCAAGCATCCCATCCTGCGGGCAATCATCCTGGGGGATGCGATATTCAATCTCTTCCTAGTCATGTATCAGACCATGTTGCTGGTCTTCTTGGAGAGGGAGATGAACCTCAAGTCCTTCGGCATCGGCCTCATTCTGTCGGGAATGGGCTGTGGTGCCCTGCTGGGCGCGCTGTCGGCAACCAAGGTCTCGAAGCGGGTCGGGCAGGGTCCGGTCATCTGGCTCGCACCACTTGTCACCTGTCCTCTGACAGTCCTGATGCCGTTGGCGCATCCGGGTTGGAGCGTGTACGCGGCTGCGCTCGGACTGGCGTCCCTTTCCCTGGGCGGCGTCATCCGCTTTGTGGCTCAGTCAAGCGTCCAGCAGACCCTCACGCCCGATCGGCTCCTGGGCCGGATGAGCGCGACCGCCCGGTTCGTGTCCTGGGGCGGCATTCCGCTCGGCGGGCTTTTGGGGGGAGTCTCGGGCTCCGTGTTCGGAGCGAAGGCCACCTTGTGTATCGGTGCCGCCGGTATGACGTCGAGCGTCCTCCCGTACCTCCTGTCACCGCTTCGAAGCATGCGCGAATTGCCCAGGAAAGAAGATCCCGAGCTCGTGCGCTGA
- a CDS encoding transcriptional regulator: protein MNESPPPLPETLARLDAQIAEKSLDRGEVLDTRALSGRTALPEGDVRALLDGEAPRDDKVDDRIRGRVRALYEAYLAESGRRPADVCREVAARLGISDKWARSLLNGDKMPNVPDLTRLAEFFHIDQGTKFFTDPAAVALNGALQRTLRELEGTAEDGPLLKFTTRHGVITLALRGRRLTPRKQEALALMLESLLSGEEAER, encoded by the coding sequence GTGAACGAGTCCCCGCCGCCTCTTCCCGAGACCCTCGCACGCCTCGACGCGCAGATCGCCGAGAAGAGCCTGGACCGGGGCGAGGTCCTCGACACGCGTGCCCTGTCCGGCCGTACGGCGTTGCCCGAGGGGGACGTCCGGGCCCTGCTCGACGGCGAGGCTCCGCGCGACGACAAGGTGGACGACCGGATCCGGGGGCGCGTACGCGCGCTGTACGAGGCGTATCTCGCGGAGAGCGGGCGCAGGCCCGCCGATGTGTGCCGGGAGGTCGCCGCCCGTCTCGGGATCAGCGACAAGTGGGCCCGTTCCCTGCTCAACGGCGACAAGATGCCGAACGTGCCCGACCTCACCCGGCTCGCGGAGTTCTTCCACATCGACCAGGGCACGAAGTTCTTCACCGATCCGGCCGCCGTCGCCCTGAACGGGGCGCTTCAGCGCACCCTTCGGGAACTCGAAGGCACCGCGGAGGACGGCCCGCTGCTCAAGTTCACGACCAGGCACGGAGTCATCACGCTCGCCCTGCGCGGCAGGCGGCTGACGCCCCGCAAGCAGGAGGCGCTGGCGCTCATGCTCGAATCCCTGCTGAGCGGTGAGGAGGCGGAACGATGA
- the pdxR gene encoding MocR-like pyridoxine biosynthesis transcription factor PdxR: MPENWSSSRLDLHLDLAAEGGRRARLEAALREAIRAGRLTAGTPLPSTRGLAQELGLSRGTVSAAYDQLAEQGYVTTRPGAATRVADIENGPRPPIPPAAASTPPPPPHDLRPGRPDGSAFPARGWLAATRRVLDRARPEVYGPGDPQGRIELRTALADYLGRTRGVRTTPDRIVITSGYYQTVQLLCRVLTAEGRAAAAVEDPGHDFYRGTVRRAGLTPYPLPVDAHGADTGALAARTDAVFLTPSHHYPTGVPLHPARRRAVCAWARATGGLIVEDDYDGEFRYDRRPVGALQSLAPDHVAYCGTASKTLGPALRLAWTVLPPDLVAPVVRAKEEDDLYTETLGQLVLADFIATHAYDRHIRAARLRYRRRRELLISRLSAFPALTAHGVPAGLHTLVTLPPDGPAEAGLLTACADRGLVLRGLSELHHDPADRPEGLLIGFAASSERAYPAAVDALYAVLEGFLEGFLEGSLSG, encoded by the coding sequence ATGCCCGAAAACTGGTCCAGTTCGCGGCTCGACCTGCACCTCGACCTCGCGGCGGAGGGCGGTCGCCGTGCCCGCCTGGAGGCGGCGCTGCGCGAGGCGATCCGTGCGGGACGGCTCACGGCGGGAACGCCGTTGCCCTCGACGCGGGGGCTCGCGCAGGAACTGGGCCTGTCGCGCGGAACCGTCAGCGCCGCCTATGACCAGCTCGCCGAGCAGGGATACGTGACCACCCGGCCCGGGGCCGCGACCAGGGTCGCCGACATCGAGAACGGGCCACGGCCCCCCATTCCGCCGGCCGCCGCTTCCACACCACCGCCCCCACCCCACGACCTGCGCCCCGGCCGCCCCGACGGCAGCGCGTTCCCCGCCCGCGGCTGGCTCGCCGCCACGCGCCGCGTCCTGGACCGGGCGCGACCCGAGGTGTACGGCCCCGGCGACCCCCAGGGCCGTATCGAACTGCGCACCGCGCTCGCCGACTACCTGGGCCGCACCCGCGGTGTCCGCACCACCCCCGACCGGATCGTGATCACCTCCGGCTACTACCAGACGGTCCAGCTGCTCTGCCGGGTCCTGACGGCCGAGGGCCGCGCGGCCGCCGCCGTCGAGGACCCCGGCCACGACTTCTACCGGGGCACCGTCCGCCGCGCGGGCCTCACCCCGTACCCGCTGCCCGTCGACGCCCACGGCGCGGACACCGGGGCGCTCGCCGCACGCACCGACGCGGTCTTCCTCACCCCCTCGCACCACTACCCGACCGGCGTGCCGTTGCACCCCGCCCGCCGCCGGGCCGTCTGCGCCTGGGCGCGTGCCACCGGCGGGCTGATCGTCGAGGACGACTACGACGGCGAGTTCCGCTACGACCGCCGCCCGGTCGGCGCGCTCCAGAGCCTGGCCCCCGACCACGTCGCGTACTGCGGTACGGCGTCCAAGACGCTCGGCCCGGCCCTCCGACTGGCCTGGACCGTGCTGCCGCCGGACCTGGTGGCCCCGGTCGTCCGGGCCAAGGAGGAGGACGACCTGTACACCGAGACGCTGGGCCAGCTGGTCCTGGCCGACTTCATCGCCACGCACGCCTACGACCGCCACATCCGCGCCGCCCGCCTGCGCTACCGAAGACGCCGCGAGCTCCTGATCTCCCGGCTGTCCGCTTTCCCCGCCCTGACGGCCCACGGCGTCCCGGCGGGCCTGCACACCCTGGTCACCCTGCCGCCGGACGGACCCGCCGAGGCCGGCCTGCTGACCGCCTGCGCCGACCGGGGGCTGGTGCTGCGCGGGCTCAGCGAACTCCACCACGATCCGGCCGACCGGCCCGAGGGCCTGCTGATCGGGTTCGCGGCTTCTTCGGAACGGGCCTACCCAGCGGCCGTGGACGCTCTGTACGCGGTTCTGGAGGGATTCCTGGAGGGATTCCTGGAGGGTTCGCTTTCCGGGTGA
- a CDS encoding GNAT family N-acetyltransferase codes for MTSPAAAPPPGLTLRPATLDDAAAICALLNEVDLLEIGRADTELAEVQASLKHPEVELERDSWLLFDGDRLIGYGLAWDDSGGERIDIDHYTLPDQQQGALYVFDLMEARAAERAAANGAARAVVHLHLNIAPTIDLDALRARGWRAVRRHNVMARPLDGTTDRLPTPPPGVTLRPCMDEPDRRRAHALLQECFTEHFDFQPRTYEQWLDDIDAERVDWSLIWVAHVDGLGDAAVLRSHNDRASMAWIGNLGVLRQARGKGLGSHLLRHAFGHYAALGRDRIGLGVDTDNSSGALALYERHGMSLDYGVDTWELIRPVG; via the coding sequence ATGACATCCCCCGCCGCCGCCCCGCCTCCCGGCCTCACCCTGCGCCCGGCCACGCTCGACGACGCGGCGGCGATATGCGCGCTGCTCAACGAGGTCGATCTGCTGGAGATCGGTCGTGCCGACACCGAACTCGCCGAGGTTCAGGCGAGTTTGAAGCATCCCGAGGTGGAGCTGGAGCGGGACTCCTGGCTGCTCTTCGACGGTGACCGGCTCATCGGATACGGCTTGGCGTGGGACGACTCCGGCGGTGAGCGGATCGACATCGACCACTACACGCTGCCCGACCAGCAGCAGGGCGCCCTCTATGTGTTCGACCTGATGGAGGCCCGGGCCGCGGAGCGGGCGGCGGCCAACGGGGCGGCGCGAGCGGTGGTGCACCTGCACCTCAACATCGCCCCCACCATCGATCTGGACGCGCTGCGCGCACGCGGCTGGCGCGCGGTCCGCCGCCACAACGTGATGGCCCGTCCTCTAGACGGCACCACCGACCGGTTGCCGACGCCACCGCCCGGCGTGACGCTGCGCCCCTGCATGGACGAGCCGGACCGCCGGCGCGCCCACGCACTGCTCCAGGAGTGCTTCACCGAGCACTTCGACTTCCAGCCGCGTACGTACGAACAGTGGCTGGACGACATCGACGCCGAACGCGTCGACTGGTCACTGATCTGGGTCGCGCACGTCGACGGCCTGGGCGACGCGGCCGTACTGCGCAGCCACAACGACCGTGCCTCGATGGCCTGGATCGGTAACCTCGGCGTCCTGCGCCAAGCTCGTGGCAAGGGCCTCGGCAGCCACCTCCTGCGCCACGCCTTCGGCCACTACGCGGCGCTCGGCCGCGACCGGATCGGCCTCGGCGTCGACACCGACAACAGCAGCGGCGCGCTCGCCCTGTACGAACGGCACGGCATGAGCCTCGACTACGGGGTGGACACCTGGGAGTTGATCCGGCCCGTGGGATGA
- a CDS encoding GntR family transcriptional regulator, with protein sequence MPREAPYLAVADALRARILAGEWEIGERLPSRAQLAEEYGVGRNVTQRAMERLIVKGFLEGRAGSGTYVRMPRERLRMVRSRHRERQGGSPSLAGMKERGRAGAWDSHSQARVPAPEAIAERLAISPGDLCVNTRYEFLADGQPVQLSDSWEPMAITDGTPIVLPEMGPLAGKGVVERMRSIGVVVETVVELPRPARATQAQANLLGISVGDLVLQIERTIYDTDRRPVETADIVIPDVRREVAYEFVVDRP encoded by the coding sequence ATGCCCCGAGAGGCGCCGTACCTCGCAGTGGCCGACGCGTTGCGCGCGCGGATTCTCGCGGGAGAGTGGGAGATCGGGGAGCGCCTGCCGTCCCGGGCGCAGCTCGCCGAGGAGTACGGGGTCGGGCGCAACGTCACGCAGAGGGCCATGGAACGCTTGATCGTCAAGGGTTTCCTCGAAGGACGCGCGGGCTCGGGCACCTACGTCCGCATGCCGCGTGAGCGCCTGCGGATGGTTCGCTCGCGTCATCGCGAACGCCAAGGAGGCTCCCCTTCCCTCGCCGGCATGAAGGAGAGGGGCAGGGCCGGCGCCTGGGATTCACACAGCCAGGCGCGCGTCCCCGCTCCTGAGGCAATCGCCGAGCGGCTCGCCATCAGCCCCGGAGACCTCTGCGTCAACACGCGCTACGAGTTCCTTGCCGACGGGCAACCCGTCCAGCTCTCCGATTCCTGGGAGCCGATGGCCATCACGGACGGAACGCCGATCGTGCTGCCCGAGATGGGCCCCCTCGCGGGAAAGGGGGTGGTCGAGCGTATGCGCTCCATCGGCGTGGTCGTCGAGACCGTGGTCGAGCTGCCGCGCCCGGCTCGTGCCACCCAGGCGCAGGCGAATCTACTGGGAATCAGTGTCGGGGATTTGGTGCTCCAGATCGAGCGGACCATCTACGACACCGACAGACGTCCGGTGGAAACCGCCGACATCGTCATTCCGGACGTACGCAGGGAAGTGGCCTACGAGTTCGTGGTCGACCGGCCGTAG